A portion of the Achromobacter sp. MFA1 R4 genome contains these proteins:
- a CDS encoding M4 family metallopeptidase has product MPRPSESAPLIGVVPPYMLDRLAQHTDARVSMPAVKTLIIDQQQRSLREMAEQPPRATLGPTRHAAPAGSPDRAIHDAANSTTLPGKLARAEGARPSGDPAVDEAYAHLGATYKLFWNIYKRHSIDAHGLPLIGTVHYGEDYENAFWNGAQMVFGDGDGEIFNRFTVAVDIIGHELTHGVIDSEAALLYQGQSGALNESLCDVFGALVKQYSLDQTARQADWLVGEGLFTEKVQARALRSMAEPGTAYDDPVLGKDPQPAHMRDYVDTPRDNGGVHINSGIPNRAFYLAATALDGNAWNGAGRVWYDTLCDKRLRHDAGFKDFAGLTLEVAGEKHDAAVRRAIETAWKAVGVLS; this is encoded by the coding sequence ATGCCACGTCCTTCCGAGTCCGCTCCCCTGATCGGAGTGGTCCCGCCGTACATGCTGGACCGCCTCGCGCAGCACACCGATGCGCGCGTCAGCATGCCCGCCGTCAAGACGTTGATCATCGATCAGCAACAGCGCAGCCTGCGCGAGATGGCGGAACAACCGCCCCGCGCGACCCTCGGGCCCACGCGCCACGCGGCGCCTGCGGGCTCGCCCGACCGCGCCATCCACGACGCCGCCAACAGCACCACGCTGCCCGGCAAGCTGGCGCGGGCCGAAGGCGCGCGGCCCAGCGGCGACCCCGCGGTGGACGAGGCCTATGCCCACCTGGGCGCGACCTACAAACTATTCTGGAACATCTACAAGCGCCACTCGATCGACGCGCACGGCTTGCCGCTGATCGGCACGGTGCACTACGGCGAAGACTACGAAAACGCCTTCTGGAATGGCGCGCAGATGGTGTTTGGCGATGGGGACGGCGAAATCTTCAATCGCTTTACCGTCGCGGTCGACATCATCGGCCATGAGCTCACGCACGGCGTGATCGACAGCGAGGCGGCGCTGCTCTACCAGGGCCAGTCCGGCGCGCTCAATGAATCGCTGTGCGATGTGTTCGGGGCGCTGGTCAAGCAATATTCGCTGGACCAGACCGCGCGGCAGGCAGACTGGCTGGTAGGCGAAGGCCTCTTCACGGAAAAGGTGCAGGCGCGCGCGCTGCGCTCCATGGCAGAACCGGGCACCGCCTACGACGACCCCGTGCTGGGCAAGGACCCGCAGCCCGCGCACATGCGCGACTACGTCGATACGCCGCGCGACAACGGCGGCGTGCACATCAACTCCGGCATTCCGAACCGCGCCTTTTATCTCGCGGCCACGGCGTTGGACGGCAATGCCTGGAACGGCGCGGGCCGCGTCTGGTACGACACCCTGTGCGACAAGCGCCTGCGCCACGATGCCGGGTTCAAAGACTTCGCCGGCCTGACGCTGGAGGTCGCGGGCGAAAAGCACGATGCGGCGGTGCGCCGCGCCATCGAAACGGCCTGGAAGGCCGTGGGAGTGCTGTCATGA
- a CDS encoding protealysin inhibitor emfourin produces the protein MIELPSLDLAQLVRLTREGGVAFVPALAQPRRIDMGTCPPGVRQAVCDALRLAAPKAMPGCADAGGDQRYFHVEVEFQDAQTGRISFDVPEADAPEALVRLWKHQPDQSG, from the coding sequence ATGATCGAACTGCCGTCACTCGACCTGGCCCAGCTCGTGCGCCTGACGCGCGAGGGTGGCGTGGCCTTTGTTCCTGCCCTGGCGCAGCCGCGCCGCATCGATATGGGCACCTGCCCGCCGGGCGTGCGCCAGGCGGTCTGCGACGCGCTGCGCCTTGCGGCGCCCAAGGCCATGCCTGGCTGCGCGGACGCAGGCGGCGACCAGCGCTATTTCCACGTCGAGGTGGAATTCCAGGACGCCCAAACGGGGCGGATCAGCTTTGACGTGCCCGAGGCGGATGCGCCAGAGGCGCTGGTGCGGCTGTGGAAGCACCAGCCCGACCAATCTGGATAG
- a CDS encoding MFS transporter: MPHAAPPTLTTRPALLILGILCIAMALRAPFTGVPPLMGLIRGELGLSSAAAGMLITLPLLAFAVVSLFAAGLARRFGLERTLFAAMLLVAAGIGVRTMGGVGGLYAGTAIIGAGIALGNVLLPSLLKRDFPQRLAGLTSAYVLTMGLAAGLASAIAIPLANLPMGGWRFSTLCMLALPLISLLLWLPQLAGHTRPVAATAHAPHGAHLWRSPLAWQVTMYLGINSFVFYVAVSWLPAILHDAGFTAERAGSLHGFLQLASAAPALFLAPVLRRLKDQRAAAFCAAGASCVAFAGLIAAPAWGAVWIALLGLGTGAGIILGLAFVGLRASHAQQAAALSGMAQCVGYLFAATGPALVGGVHDKFGGWGFALGVCAALCAVMAVAGLYAGRAIQIGRAGASTAAPAPLAHPPRARQS; this comes from the coding sequence ATGCCGCACGCTGCTCCCCCGACCCTGACCACGCGCCCAGCGCTCCTGATCCTGGGCATCCTGTGCATCGCCATGGCGCTGCGCGCGCCATTCACGGGCGTGCCGCCGCTCATGGGATTGATACGCGGCGAACTGGGCCTGTCATCGGCCGCGGCGGGGATGCTGATCACCTTGCCCCTGCTGGCTTTTGCGGTGGTGTCGCTGTTTGCCGCGGGACTGGCGCGCCGCTTCGGGCTGGAACGCACCCTGTTCGCGGCGATGCTGCTGGTGGCCGCCGGGATCGGGGTCCGCACGATGGGCGGCGTGGGCGGGCTGTATGCGGGCACGGCCATCATCGGGGCCGGCATTGCCCTGGGCAACGTGCTGCTGCCCAGCCTGCTCAAGCGGGATTTTCCCCAGCGGCTGGCAGGGTTGACCTCTGCCTATGTGCTGACGATGGGGCTCGCGGCGGGACTGGCCTCGGCCATCGCCATTCCGCTGGCCAATCTGCCGATGGGGGGCTGGCGGTTTTCGACGCTGTGCATGCTGGCGCTGCCGCTGATCAGCCTGCTGTTGTGGCTGCCGCAGCTTGCCGGCCATACGCGGCCGGTCGCGGCGACCGCGCACGCGCCGCACGGCGCGCACCTGTGGCGTTCGCCCCTCGCGTGGCAGGTCACGATGTATCTGGGCATCAATTCCTTTGTGTTCTATGTGGCGGTGAGCTGGCTGCCGGCCATCCTGCACGATGCGGGCTTTACGGCCGAGCGCGCGGGCTCGCTGCATGGTTTCCTGCAGCTTGCGTCCGCCGCGCCGGCGCTCTTCCTGGCGCCCGTGCTGCGCCGGTTGAAGGACCAGCGGGCGGCGGCATTCTGCGCGGCGGGCGCGTCCTGCGTGGCGTTCGCGGGCCTTATCGCGGCGCCTGCGTGGGGCGCGGTGTGGATCGCGCTCCTGGGCCTGGGCACCGGCGCGGGCATCATCCTGGGCCTGGCGTTCGTGGGGCTGCGCGCCAGCCACGCGCAACAGGCCGCGGCCCTGTCGGGCATGGCGCAGTGCGTCGGCTATCTGTTCGCCGCGACCGGGCCGGCGCTGGTGGGGGGCGTGCACGACAAATTCGGCGGGTGGGGGTTTGCGCTGGGCGTGTGCGCCGCGTTGTGCGCGGTCATGGCCGTGGCCGGACTGTATGCCGGGCGCGCTATCCAGATTGGTCGGGCTGGTGCTTCCACAGCCGCACCAGCGCCTCTGGCGCATCCGCCTCGGGCACGTCAAAGCTGA
- the tam gene encoding trans-aconitate 2-methyltransferase, with amino-acid sequence MTSWSATQYSAFENERTRPVRDLVAALPNRVVKRAVDLGCGPGNSTEVLASRYPDADISGMDSSEDMIAAARKRLPALSFELADIAAWNPPQPYDVILANASLQWVPDHDTLYPALVAKLSPGGSLAVQTPDNLEEPAHRLARQVAGEAPWAAKTGGVKHPPRHGAAWYYELLKPHCATLDVWRTTYHHPLAGAAAVVEWFKGTALRPYLDKLDATEQASFLARYQSLIEAAYPALADGTVLLPFPRLFLVAGAKQG; translated from the coding sequence ATGACGAGCTGGTCCGCCACGCAATACTCCGCCTTTGAAAACGAACGCACCCGGCCGGTGCGGGACCTGGTGGCGGCGCTGCCGAACCGGGTCGTCAAACGGGCCGTGGACCTGGGATGCGGACCGGGCAATTCCACCGAGGTGCTGGCCAGCCGCTATCCGGACGCGGACATCTCGGGCATGGACAGTTCGGAAGACATGATCGCGGCGGCGCGCAAGCGCCTGCCGGCCCTGTCCTTCGAATTGGCCGACATTGCCGCCTGGAATCCGCCGCAGCCCTACGATGTGATTCTGGCCAACGCCTCGCTGCAGTGGGTGCCCGACCATGACACGCTGTATCCGGCGCTGGTGGCCAAGCTGTCGCCCGGCGGCAGCCTGGCGGTGCAGACGCCGGACAATCTGGAAGAGCCCGCGCATCGACTCGCCAGGCAGGTGGCTGGCGAGGCGCCCTGGGCGGCCAAGACCGGCGGCGTGAAGCATCCGCCGCGCCATGGCGCCGCCTGGTATTACGAACTGCTCAAGCCGCATTGCGCCACGCTGGATGTGTGGCGCACGACCTATCACCATCCGCTCGCCGGCGCGGCCGCGGTGGTGGAATGGTTCAAAGGCACGGCGTTGCGGCCCTATCTGGACAAGCTGGATGCGACGGAGCAGGCGAGCTTCCTGGCGCGCTACCAGTCGCTGATCGAGGCAGCCTATCCCGCGTTGGCCGACGGCACGGTGCTGCTGCCGTTTCCGCGGCTGTTCCTCGTCGCGGGCGCAAAGCAGGGGTGA
- a CDS encoding TerC family protein, which produces MDTLITFFNADFLGTPAWSWLLFIGIVISLLAFDLGVLHKEDREIGVRESLLLSAGYITAAVLFGGWVWWNMGPESGMAYYTGFMIEKSLSMDNVFVIALIFSFFAIPRQYQHRVLFWGIIGVIVLRATMIGLGAALVSNFGWLLYLFGAFLVFTGIKMWMIADQTPDIATNPILKFLKRHMRVTDGLRGNAFMVTETDPATSKKVRYATPLLLALVLIEFVDLVFAVDSVPAIFAITTDPFIVYTSNIFAILGLRALYFALAAMIHRFHYLKYALALVLVFIGTKIFLVGFIGKVPPAISLGVTFSLILGGVLFSLWKTRSDELKPQ; this is translated from the coding sequence ATGGACACTTTGATCACCTTCTTCAACGCCGATTTTCTCGGTACGCCGGCATGGAGCTGGCTGCTGTTCATCGGTATCGTCATCAGCCTGCTGGCCTTCGACCTGGGCGTGCTGCACAAGGAAGATCGCGAGATCGGCGTGCGTGAAAGCCTGCTGCTGTCCGCGGGCTACATCACCGCGGCCGTGCTGTTCGGCGGCTGGGTGTGGTGGAACATGGGGCCGGAGAGCGGCATGGCCTATTACACGGGCTTCATGATCGAGAAGTCGCTGTCCATGGACAACGTCTTCGTGATCGCGCTGATCTTCAGCTTCTTTGCCATTCCGCGCCAGTACCAGCACCGGGTGCTGTTCTGGGGCATCATCGGCGTGATCGTGCTGCGCGCCACGATGATCGGCCTGGGCGCCGCGCTGGTGAGCAATTTCGGCTGGCTGCTGTATCTGTTCGGCGCGTTCCTGGTGTTCACGGGCATCAAGATGTGGATGATCGCGGACCAGACGCCGGACATCGCCACCAACCCGATCCTGAAGTTCCTGAAGCGCCACATGCGCGTCACGGACGGCCTGCGCGGCAATGCCTTCATGGTGACCGAAACCGATCCGGCCACGTCCAAGAAGGTGCGCTACGCGACGCCGCTGCTGCTGGCGCTGGTGCTGATCGAGTTCGTCGACCTGGTGTTCGCGGTGGATTCGGTGCCGGCCATCTTCGCCATCACCACGGATCCGTTCATCGTCTACACCAGCAACATCTTCGCGATCCTGGGCCTGCGTGCGCTGTACTTTGCGCTGGCGGCGATGATCCATCGCTTCCATTACCTGAAGTACGCGCTGGCCCTGGTTCTGGTGTTCATCGGCACGAAGATCTTCCTGGTGGGCTTCATCGGCAAGGTGCCTCCCGCGATTTCGCTGGGCGTGACCTTCAGCCTGATCCTGGGTGGCGTGCTGTTCTCTCTGTGGAAAACCCGTTCGGATGAATTGAAGCCCCAGTAA
- a CDS encoding LysR family transcriptional regulator, translated as MLNYRHLYYFWMVAKEGGFSRAAERLDMAIQTISAQVRELEKNLGHQLLKPAGRGVALTDAGQAAFARAEEIFQIGQVLPQAVRAAATKPVVRLSVGLSDGISKLAAHALLGPVLHTPDLHLTCHEGEVEELLGELAQHHLDLVLAGQGAPANPNLRLTSDRLVSSPVDWYGPAKLVRKSDTLDFPRCLERLPVLLPTGHSVLRQTLDRWFSDQGVLPNVVGEFEDSALMSVFAARGLGVFPLSRLGGDDVALLRGLRPLARCDDVHEEIHAIRNRRGQHHPLVRQILAQAKASVLP; from the coding sequence ATGCTGAACTACCGTCACCTGTATTACTTCTGGATGGTCGCCAAGGAGGGCGGGTTTTCCCGAGCCGCCGAGCGCCTGGACATGGCCATCCAGACCATCAGCGCCCAGGTGCGCGAGCTGGAAAAAAACCTGGGCCATCAGCTGCTCAAGCCGGCCGGCCGGGGCGTGGCCCTCACCGACGCGGGCCAAGCCGCATTCGCCCGAGCCGAAGAGATATTCCAGATCGGGCAGGTCCTGCCGCAGGCGGTGCGCGCGGCCGCCACCAAGCCCGTCGTGCGCCTGTCGGTGGGGCTGTCGGACGGCATCTCCAAGCTGGCCGCGCATGCGTTGCTGGGTCCGGTGCTGCACACGCCCGACCTGCACCTGACGTGCCACGAAGGCGAAGTCGAGGAATTGCTGGGCGAGCTGGCGCAGCATCACCTGGACCTGGTGCTGGCCGGCCAGGGCGCGCCCGCCAACCCCAACCTGCGCCTGACCAGCGATCGCCTCGTGTCGTCGCCCGTCGATTGGTACGGTCCCGCCAAGCTGGTGCGCAAATCGGATACGCTGGACTTTCCCCGCTGCCTGGAACGCCTGCCGGTTCTGCTGCCGACGGGCCATTCGGTGCTGCGCCAGACGCTGGATCGCTGGTTCAGCGATCAGGGCGTCCTGCCGAACGTGGTCGGCGAATTCGAGGACAGCGCGCTGATGTCGGTGTTCGCGGCCCGCGGCCTGGGCGTCTTTCCGCTCAGCCGCCTTGGCGGCGATGACGTCGCGCTGCTGCGGGGCCTGAGGCCGCTGGCGCGCTGCGACGACGTGCACGAGGAAATCCACGCCATCCGCAACCGCCGGGGCCAGCACCACCCGCTGGTAAGGCAGATCCTCGCACAGGCCAAAGCTTCGGTTTTACCTTAA
- a CDS encoding TonB-dependent siderophore receptor, with the protein MMDKQVTPHAAARKAAKRGAQGVCGALAISLALAWGAMPNEAVAQTAPVQISIAAQPLGDALIQLGEQASLVIFYLPETVRGRTAPAVSGRLTPDDALRRLLAGSGVAFQRDGRNVSLTASGASAQLEPVTVHGVAVGTADSFVALSSQSGKLDVPLIETPRSVSIVTQEQLKVQAPRSLESALAYTPGVQTEVSGSSDTRMTGAVIRGFSDGSAYFKDGLKQPSTGTYASWNDNIEELDSIEVLKGPASVLFGQGRPGGVINVISKRPSADHVNSVGASYGTYNRRQLTADLGGAFDADQKVLYRLNVLGRDSDGRTDGSRDDRISVAPSILWNITNQTRLTVLGTYSKERATPKSWWPNLYTYPEIGDLPLSRTAGDPDFDRFDRDTKSIGYAFEHDTDSGWRLRQNLRYSEIDIDYRHIYAMDLLEDRRTVTRASLAQRTNGKTLAVDSRASRDFQWGELQHTFAVGVDYLRYKENDALGFGWDVPNLDIYAPVYGQQIDYPEMDPSRTDLKQTGIYTLNQLKWNRWVGNVSLRRDFVRTDLSSTSQPRINDAATTGSVGVLYLFDNGVAPYVSYSTAFDPITGQQFDGTAFKPREGKQYEIGLKYQPPGTDALLTAAVFDIRQTNVTTQDPDHPRFSVQTGEVRSTGIELEAKFPLSRELSVMAGYTYIDPRTTKSNRLQDVGRQLTQTARQTASLWLDYRPRQVPGLMLGGGLRYRGKAPLNTAADGSTPYNPAFTLADVAIAYETPRYRIALNVNNVFDKRYYTYTFRGMEREAMLSLNYYW; encoded by the coding sequence ATGATGGACAAGCAAGTTACGCCGCACGCTGCGGCGCGCAAGGCCGCGAAGCGCGGTGCGCAGGGCGTCTGCGGCGCCCTGGCGATTTCCCTGGCGCTGGCGTGGGGCGCCATGCCCAACGAGGCCGTGGCGCAGACGGCGCCCGTGCAGATCAGCATTGCCGCGCAGCCGCTGGGCGACGCGCTGATCCAGTTGGGCGAGCAAGCGTCGCTGGTGATCTTCTATCTGCCCGAGACCGTGCGCGGCCGCACCGCGCCGGCGGTGTCGGGACGCTTGACGCCCGACGACGCGCTGCGCCGGCTGCTGGCCGGCAGCGGTGTCGCGTTTCAGCGTGACGGACGCAATGTCTCGCTGACCGCCTCCGGCGCCTCCGCCCAGTTGGAGCCCGTGACGGTGCATGGCGTCGCGGTGGGCACGGCGGACAGCTTCGTCGCGCTTTCCAGCCAGAGCGGCAAGCTGGATGTGCCGCTGATCGAGACGCCCCGTTCGGTGTCGATCGTGACGCAGGAGCAGCTCAAGGTCCAGGCGCCGCGCAGCCTGGAAAGCGCGCTGGCCTACACGCCCGGCGTGCAGACCGAGGTGTCGGGGTCGAGCGATACGCGGATGACGGGCGCCGTAATCCGCGGGTTCAGCGACGGCAGCGCCTATTTCAAGGACGGTCTGAAGCAGCCGTCGACGGGCACGTATGCGTCGTGGAACGACAACATCGAAGAGCTCGACAGCATCGAGGTGCTGAAGGGGCCCGCTTCGGTGCTGTTCGGCCAGGGGCGGCCGGGCGGCGTCATCAACGTGATTTCCAAGCGGCCCTCGGCGGATCACGTCAACAGCGTGGGCGCCAGCTACGGCACGTACAACCGTCGCCAGCTTACGGCGGACCTGGGCGGCGCGTTCGACGCCGACCAGAAGGTGCTGTATCGCCTGAACGTGCTGGGTCGCGACAGCGACGGCCGCACGGACGGCTCGCGCGACGACCGGATTTCCGTGGCGCCGTCGATCCTGTGGAACATCACGAACCAGACCCGGCTGACCGTGCTGGGCACGTATTCCAAGGAGCGCGCCACGCCCAAGAGCTGGTGGCCCAATCTTTACACCTATCCGGAGATCGGCGACCTGCCGTTGAGCCGCACCGCCGGCGATCCGGATTTCGACCGTTTCGACCGCGACACGAAGTCCATCGGCTACGCCTTCGAGCACGACACGGACAGCGGCTGGCGCCTGCGCCAGAACCTGCGCTATTCCGAGATCGACATCGACTACCGGCACATCTACGCGATGGACCTGCTGGAAGACAGGCGCACCGTCACGCGCGCCAGCCTGGCCCAGCGCACGAACGGCAAGACGCTCGCCGTGGACAGCCGCGCCTCGCGCGACTTCCAATGGGGCGAGCTGCAGCATACCTTCGCGGTGGGCGTGGACTACCTGCGCTACAAGGAAAACGATGCGCTGGGCTTCGGGTGGGACGTGCCGAACCTGGACATCTACGCGCCCGTCTATGGCCAGCAGATCGACTATCCCGAAATGGATCCGTCGCGAACCGATCTGAAGCAGACGGGCATCTACACGCTGAACCAGCTCAAGTGGAACCGATGGGTCGGCAACGTGAGCCTGCGGCGCGACTTCGTGCGCACCGACCTGAGCAGCACCTCGCAGCCGCGGATCAACGACGCCGCCACCACGGGCAGCGTCGGCGTGCTCTATCTCTTTGACAACGGTGTGGCGCCCTATGTCAGCTATTCGACGGCGTTCGATCCAATCACGGGCCAGCAATTCGACGGCACGGCGTTCAAGCCGCGCGAGGGCAAACAGTACGAAATCGGTTTGAAGTACCAGCCGCCGGGCACCGATGCGCTCCTGACCGCGGCCGTATTCGATATCCGCCAGACCAACGTGACGACGCAGGATCCGGACCATCCGCGCTTCAGTGTGCAGACCGGCGAGGTGCGGTCCACCGGCATCGAGCTGGAGGCGAAGTTCCCGCTGTCGCGCGAACTCAGCGTGATGGCCGGCTACACCTACATCGACCCGCGCACGACCAAGAGCAACCGGCTGCAGGACGTGGGCCGCCAGCTCACCCAGACCGCGCGCCAGACGGCAAGCCTGTGGCTGGATTATCGGCCGCGGCAGGTGCCGGGCCTGATGCTGGGCGGTGGCCTGCGCTATCGCGGCAAGGCGCCGCTGAACACCGCGGCGGACGGCAGCACGCCCTACAACCCGGCGTTCACGCTGGCGGACGTGGCCATCGCCTACGAGACGCCGCGCTACCGCATCGCCCTGAACGTCAACAACGTGTTCGACAAGCGCTACTACACCTACACGTTCCGCGGCATGGAGCGCGAAGCGATGTTGAGCCTGAACTACTACTGGTAA
- a CDS encoding FecR family protein, translating to MPRTDSRVDASRTPASPRDQAAHWFARERLGQLDDAQRRAFDAWLAADPEHQRQYRAMQAVWRVADRLPEDEMREILAQSDDAPTRPSRRRFAVGLSAACALTLAAGVIAPRLWSPAAGFTQSLATARGERKRVALPDGSLVELNTDTQIQVALYADRREIDLLTGEALFTVSPDAARPFTVNAGAAQVRVTGTRFNVRREGDAVALAVDEGSVAFSAGSWWNRTTRHLTAGFAARYAPGAPLAAPHQENVAAITAWQRGRLVFRDTPLSQVVAELNRYLRTPLRIDDRKLAQLRVAGTLPIDEPESVLDVLPHIAPVIVLYPAGGGAVLAPR from the coding sequence ATGCCCCGCACTGATTCCCGCGTGGACGCATCCCGCACGCCCGCGTCGCCGCGCGACCAGGCGGCGCACTGGTTCGCGCGCGAGCGGCTGGGGCAGCTTGACGACGCGCAGCGGCGGGCGTTTGACGCGTGGCTGGCGGCGGATCCGGAGCACCAGCGCCAGTACCGCGCGATGCAGGCGGTGTGGCGCGTCGCGGACCGCCTGCCGGAAGACGAGATGCGCGAGATCCTGGCTCAGTCCGATGACGCGCCCACGCGGCCGAGCCGGCGCAGGTTCGCCGTTGGGCTGTCGGCCGCCTGTGCCCTGACGCTGGCCGCCGGTGTGATCGCCCCGCGGCTGTGGTCCCCGGCGGCCGGCTTCACACAATCGCTGGCGACCGCGCGGGGCGAGCGCAAGCGCGTCGCGTTGCCCGATGGCTCGTTGGTGGAACTGAATACGGACACGCAGATCCAGGTCGCGCTCTATGCGGACCGGCGCGAAATCGACCTGCTGACGGGCGAGGCCTTGTTCACGGTCAGTCCCGATGCGGCGCGGCCCTTCACGGTCAACGCGGGCGCGGCGCAGGTGCGGGTGACCGGCACGCGCTTCAATGTCCGCCGCGAGGGGGACGCCGTGGCGCTGGCGGTGGACGAGGGCAGCGTGGCGTTTTCCGCGGGATCATGGTGGAACAGGACCACGCGCCACTTGACGGCGGGCTTTGCCGCCCGCTACGCGCCCGGCGCGCCGTTGGCCGCGCCGCACCAGGAAAACGTGGCGGCGATCACGGCCTGGCAGCGAGGCCGGCTGGTGTTTCGCGACACCCCGCTGTCGCAGGTCGTGGCAGAGCTGAACCGCTATCTGCGCACCCCGCTGCGGATCGACGACCGCAAGCTTGCGCAACTGCGCGTGGCCGGCACGTTGCCGATCGACGAGCCCGAGTCGGTCCTGGACGTGCTGCCCCACATTGCGCCCGTGATCGTGCTGTATCCCGCCGGGGGCGGCGCGGTGTTGGCGCCTCGCTAA
- a CDS encoding RNA polymerase sigma factor translates to MSRPPPSEKGWLAHYRGLIGTWTRRSASRHDAEDAAHDVVANMLRNGESAVLDPKAYLYGASQNRLNGEFRRQSRREVLSLDALTDAEHPTQGDPESSIRAAQLADALKSALAELPLKCQQVFLWNKLEGYTQAEIAQKLGLTQSMVEKYMKRALTHIHDRLQDHAPH, encoded by the coding sequence ATGTCCCGCCCACCGCCGTCCGAAAAAGGCTGGCTCGCGCATTATCGCGGGCTGATCGGGACGTGGACGCGGCGCAGCGCAAGCCGGCACGACGCCGAAGACGCCGCGCATGACGTCGTGGCCAACATGTTGCGCAATGGCGAATCGGCCGTGCTGGATCCGAAGGCGTATTTGTACGGCGCCAGTCAGAACCGCCTGAACGGCGAGTTCCGCCGCCAGTCCCGGCGCGAGGTGCTCAGCCTGGACGCGTTGACGGACGCCGAGCATCCCACGCAGGGCGATCCCGAGTCCTCGATCCGGGCGGCGCAGCTGGCCGATGCGCTAAAGTCGGCGCTGGCCGAACTGCCGCTGAAATGCCAGCAGGTGTTCCTCTGGAACAAGCTCGAGGGCTACACGCAGGCCGAAATCGCCCAGAAACTCGGGTTGACGCAAAGCATGGTCGAGAAATACATGAAGCGCGCGCTCACCCATATCCATGACCGGTTGCAAGATCATGCCCCGCACTGA
- a CDS encoding YdcF family protein, translated as MTFKTPRFAARALMALAACVLLAAAALAATGLVAGARNADVAVVLGNTVQADGQPSPRLAARLDRAYDCYAASQCRMLFVSGGVDPAGTDEAAAMRDYLLARGVPADRIIVDSAGVDTWATARHASAYMREHGYTRALAVTQYFHVPRTMLALKRHGVAEVGGGYPAFFEVRDLYSIFREVPAVALYIFRPL; from the coding sequence ATGACATTCAAGACTCCGAGATTCGCGGCGCGCGCCCTGATGGCCTTGGCAGCGTGCGTGCTGCTGGCCGCGGCGGCGCTGGCCGCAACCGGCCTTGTGGCGGGCGCGCGCAACGCCGACGTGGCCGTCGTGCTCGGCAACACCGTGCAGGCCGACGGCCAGCCCTCGCCGCGCCTGGCCGCGCGGCTGGACCGCGCCTATGACTGCTACGCCGCATCGCAATGCCGCATGCTGTTTGTCAGTGGCGGCGTGGATCCGGCCGGAACGGACGAGGCCGCCGCCATGCGCGACTACCTGCTGGCGCGCGGCGTGCCCGCCGATCGCATCATCGTCGACAGCGCCGGCGTCGACACCTGGGCCACCGCCCGGCACGCCAGCGCCTACATGCGCGAACACGGCTACACCCGCGCGCTTGCCGTGACGCAGTACTTCCATGTGCCGCGCACGATGCTGGCGCTCAAGCGTCACGGCGTGGCCGAGGTCGGCGGCGGCTATCCCGCATTTTTCGAAGTGCGCGACCTGTATTCGATTTTCCGTGAGGTGCCCGCCGTGGCGCTGTATATTTTCCGGCCCCTGTAG